The Maylandia zebra isolate NMK-2024a linkage group LG4, Mzebra_GT3a, whole genome shotgun sequence genome includes a window with the following:
- the LOC112431956 gene encoding phospholipase D1-like — protein MSSTQKDDPQRLHRSSIDVLDPISDQFYEEAWMFTSARYTSIYPKVFHCRPSSDAGGLPGQCWPTQRGPGSEELKKILAFLVSFLFSSYPNKTFLHLLAPKRLWCPWRSGPEACAHHVDRKHSDTILEMLTVTSEANWTTQLQQE, from the exons GACGATCCTCAGCGCTTACACAGATCCTCCATCGATGTTTTGGATCCAATCAGTGATCAGTTCTACGAGGAGGCCTGGATGTTCACCAGCGCTCGCTACACCTCCATCTACCCGAAG GTTTTCCACTGTCGGCCATCCAGCGATGCTGGAGGGCTACCTGGCCAATGCTGGCCTACACAAAGAGGTCCCGGCtcggaggagctgaagaagatccttgCCTTCCTCGTCAGTTTCCTCTTCAGTTCCTATCCCAACAAAACCTTCTTGCACCTATTAGCTCCAAAGAGGCTATGGTGCCCGTGGAGGTCTGGACCTGAGGCCTGTGCTCATCACGTGGATAGAAAACACTCTGACACCATTCTGGAG ATGTTGACTGTGACCTCAGAGGCCAACTGGaccacacagctgcagcaggagtga